A DNA window from Chlamydia felis Fe/C-56 contains the following coding sequences:
- the pyrH gene encoding UMP kinase, protein MSKRITRVLFKISGESLSTDSGNRIDEVRLSRLVAELRAVRNCDIETALVIGGGNIIRGLAQQKELQINRVSADQMGMLATLINGMAVADALKADDIPCLLTSTLSCPQLADLYTPQKSAEALSQGKVLICTTGAGSPYLTTDTGAALRACELKADLLLKATMHVDGVYDKDPREFSDAVKYNRISYKEVLSRGLGIMDASAISLCMDSHIPIRVFSFVKHSLEQAIFDEHIGTLICEDA, encoded by the coding sequence ATGTCTAAACGAATAACACGAGTCTTATTTAAGATTTCTGGAGAGTCTCTCTCAACAGACAGCGGAAACCGGATTGATGAAGTTCGTTTATCCAGACTAGTAGCAGAATTACGCGCGGTCCGTAATTGTGATATTGAAACGGCTCTTGTGATAGGCGGAGGAAACATCATTAGAGGTCTTGCTCAGCAAAAAGAATTACAAATTAATCGAGTATCTGCAGACCAAATGGGAATGCTAGCGACTTTAATTAATGGTATGGCCGTAGCTGATGCTTTAAAAGCTGATGATATTCCTTGTTTATTAACCTCTACGCTTTCTTGCCCCCAATTAGCAGACTTATACACTCCTCAAAAATCTGCGGAAGCCTTAAGCCAAGGCAAAGTTTTAATCTGCACAACAGGAGCAGGATCTCCTTATTTAACGACTGACACAGGAGCAGCTTTGCGTGCCTGTGAGTTAAAAGCTGATTTGCTTCTCAAAGCCACTATGCATGTTGACGGGGTTTACGATAAAGACCCTAGGGAATTTAGTGATGCTGTAAAATACAATCGCATTAGCTATAAAGAGGTTTTGTCTCGCGGATTAGGCATTATGGATGCTTCTGCTATATCTCTGTGTATGGATTCTCATATTCCTATTCGGGTCTTTAGCTTTGTTAAACATTCTCTAGAGCAGGCTATTTTTGATGAGCATATCGGAACATTAATTTGTGAGGACGCTTAG
- the frr gene encoding ribosome recycling factor, giving the protein MSILADTEKKMATALEFFQKEIRAFRTGKAHPALVETVTVDVYGTTMRLSDLASISVADTRQLVISPYDANNVSAISKGIIAANLNLQPDAEGAIIRIKIPEPTAEYRNEVIKQLRRKSEEAKVTIRNVRREANDKLKKDSDLTEDAVKGMEKKIQELTDKFCKQIDEMSKQKEADLSSI; this is encoded by the coding sequence ATGTCCATTTTAGCTGATACTGAAAAGAAAATGGCTACAGCTTTGGAATTCTTCCAGAAAGAAATCAGAGCATTTAGAACAGGAAAAGCTCATCCTGCTTTAGTAGAAACTGTTACAGTAGATGTATATGGAACCACGATGAGGCTATCTGATTTAGCCTCTATTTCTGTAGCTGACACACGTCAGTTGGTAATTTCTCCTTATGACGCAAATAACGTCTCTGCAATATCCAAGGGCATTATTGCTGCAAATTTAAATTTGCAACCCGATGCAGAAGGTGCCATTATACGCATTAAGATTCCTGAGCCTACTGCGGAATACAGAAATGAAGTTATCAAACAACTACGCCGCAAATCAGAGGAAGCGAAAGTAACGATTCGCAATGTGCGCAGGGAAGCTAACGATAAGTTAAAAAAAGATTCTGACTTAACAGAAGACGCTGTTAAAGGCATGGAAAAAAAGATCCAAGAATTAACAGATAAGTTCTGTAAGCAAATCGACGAAATGTCTAAGCAAAAAGAAGCGGACCTTTCGTCAATATGA
- a CDS encoding UvrB/UvrC motif-containing protein — MATSKPHQCYHCQKPATICYTEVDKDKILRAYVCDSCPCPSHYYSRDTIELSSSGSSVTLECGNCKTVWKSTADEDQLFGCHLCYTNFKTQLIAKLMHNKAIFSSATLDNSRGCLHIGRAPGEAASMNPLLKLIALNEALQDTLAREDYEQAAVIRDQINHLKNQNSHDASQ, encoded by the coding sequence ATGGCGACGTCTAAACCCCATCAGTGTTATCACTGTCAAAAGCCTGCGACAATTTGCTATACTGAAGTAGACAAGGATAAGATTTTACGAGCTTATGTGTGTGATTCTTGTCCCTGTCCTAGTCATTATTATAGTCGTGATACCATTGAGTTAAGTTCTTCAGGATCTTCAGTAACTTTAGAATGTGGCAATTGTAAAACCGTTTGGAAATCCACAGCTGACGAGGATCAGTTATTTGGTTGTCATCTGTGCTATACGAATTTCAAAACGCAGCTTATAGCCAAGCTCATGCATAACAAGGCTATTTTCTCATCAGCAACTTTAGACAATAGTCGGGGTTGTTTGCATATAGGTCGTGCTCCCGGAGAAGCTGCGAGTATGAATCCCCTTCTTAAGCTAATCGCGTTAAATGAGGCTCTTCAGGATACGTTAGCTCGTGAAGATTATGAGCAGGCAGCTGTAATACGAGATCAGATTAATCATTTAAAAAATCAGAATTCGCATGATGCTTCCCAATGA
- a CDS encoding protein arginine kinase, with protein sequence MMLPNDLLLNFASKKDAPPANTTWPITTFSLSRNLSIAKFPSCLSKEKKQEILEVIASHFNHIEGFDEFLVLPLKDAPSWQKEFIIEHFLFPYDLTGNPEGEALIVNRSGNILATINFRDHLILHAIDFVSEPEKALDQLVRLDSYLNEKLEFAFSSDFGFLTTNPQECGTGLKSQCFLHTPALIYSQELQEIIDDDTEVSYAGMLPATPGEYIGNIVVLSNRCSLGLTEEQILSSLRIWSSKISMAEASAKKKHTEQNPGELKNHILRALGLLTHSYHLDLQETLDALSWIQLGISLGWIQGADNSSIWHPVFWQARRGHLALTKQPDDNKNLQKEVITQLRADVLKKLAESLSPTGF encoded by the coding sequence ATGATGCTTCCCAATGATTTACTTCTTAATTTTGCTAGTAAGAAAGACGCTCCTCCTGCAAATACAACCTGGCCTATAACGACGTTTTCTCTATCTAGGAATCTTTCCATAGCGAAATTTCCTTCTTGTTTATCTAAGGAGAAAAAGCAGGAAATTTTAGAGGTGATAGCTTCGCATTTTAACCATATTGAAGGTTTTGATGAGTTTTTAGTTTTACCTCTTAAAGATGCTCCTTCTTGGCAAAAAGAGTTTATTATTGAGCATTTTCTTTTTCCTTATGACTTAACAGGCAACCCTGAGGGCGAGGCTCTTATTGTAAATCGTTCTGGGAATATCCTAGCGACTATAAATTTCCGAGATCATCTGATACTCCATGCTATAGATTTTGTTTCAGAGCCGGAAAAAGCCTTAGACCAACTGGTACGTTTGGATAGTTATCTCAATGAAAAATTAGAATTTGCTTTTTCTTCGGACTTTGGTTTTCTGACTACAAATCCTCAAGAATGTGGTACGGGATTAAAAAGCCAATGTTTCTTGCATACCCCAGCGTTAATTTATTCTCAGGAATTACAAGAGATTATTGATGACGATACGGAGGTATCTTATGCAGGCATGTTACCTGCTACACCGGGTGAATATATTGGGAATATCGTTGTATTATCTAATAGATGTTCTTTAGGGCTTACTGAAGAGCAAATTTTGTCTTCGTTAAGGATATGGTCATCGAAAATATCTATGGCTGAAGCATCGGCAAAAAAGAAACATACCGAGCAAAATCCAGGGGAGTTAAAAAATCATATCTTACGAGCCTTAGGATTACTTACGCATTCCTATCATTTAGATCTTCAGGAAACGTTAGATGCATTAAGCTGGATTCAACTAGGGATTAGCCTAGGATGGATTCAGGGAGCGGATAATAGCTCTATTTGGCATCCTGTGTTCTGGCAAGCACGTCGTGGGCATTTAGCGCTTACCAAGCAGCCTGACGACAACAAGAACTTGCAAAAAGAAGTCATCACGCAATTGCGAGCTGATGTTTTAAAAAAGCTGGCGGAAAGCTTATCTCCCACTGGATTTTAA
- a CDS encoding secretin N-terminal domain-containing protein, with product MKIVTSNIGRKILQVINKKKGKIGILSVLFFLDLVLLGVNSQKPPNNELRPRNKNSQADENNQIAACPKNIINKTSAKKSDPQTIAKSLPQNQPRHFKKSSQIFSPGFSEGSPFAKPEVKQRPQERYAQAAAKRTPRFLPKQEEKTEVAEEKSEEAQIWEDKRAYAKRAVNAINFSVKKLVEESEKKSSQEEGFKIDNGASSSQSLKIKSPEKQPSIEKIAIHPETKKEDEQAPSLLKGKQITCEDLKDNGYTVNFEDISVLELLQFVSKISGTNFVFDSNDLNFNVTIVSHDPTSVDDLSTILLQVLKMHDLKVVEQGNNVLIYRNPRLSKLSTVVTDGSAKDNCEAVVVTRVFRLYSVHPTSAVNIIQPLLSHDAIVSASEATRHVIVSDIAGNVEKVGELLAALDSPGTSVDMSEYEVRYANPASLVSYCQDVLGAMSEDEAFQIFIQPGTNKIFVVSSPRLTNKAVQLLKSLDVPEMAHTLDDVTSPAAALGSSGAANPKSLRFFMYKLKYQNGAAIAQAIQDIGYNLYVTTAMDEDFINTLNSIQWLDVNNSIVVIGNQANVDKVVSLLNGLDLPPKQVYIEVLILETSLEKSWDFGVQWVALGDEQGKVAYASGLLSNTGISNPTKSTIPPAKPSPGDIPLPTPGQLAGISDMMYASSAFGLGIIGNVLSHKGKSFLTLGGLLSALDQDGDTVIVLNPRIMAQDTQQASFFVGQTIPFQTTSTIIQETGTVTQNIEYEDIGVNLVVASTIAPNNVVTLQIEQTISELHSAQGTLTPVTDKTYAATRLQVPDGCFLVMSGHIRDKTTKIVTGVPLLNSIPLIRGLFSRTIDQRQKRNIMMFIKPKVISSFEEGTTLTNKEGYRYNWEADEGSMQVEPRHAPECQHTPAVQAESDFKMLEIEAR from the coding sequence GTGAAAATAGTGACGTCGAACATTGGAAGAAAGATCTTACAGGTCATAAATAAGAAAAAGGGAAAAATAGGGATACTTTCAGTTCTGTTTTTCTTAGACCTGGTTTTGCTTGGGGTGAACTCTCAAAAACCACCGAATAACGAGTTAAGGCCTCGAAATAAAAACTCTCAAGCTGATGAGAACAATCAAATTGCTGCCTGCCCTAAAAACATTATTAATAAGACGTCGGCAAAAAAATCAGACCCGCAAACTATCGCGAAGAGCTTACCTCAAAATCAGCCTCGTCATTTTAAAAAATCCTCACAAATATTTTCTCCTGGCTTTTCTGAAGGTTCACCATTTGCTAAGCCTGAAGTTAAACAACGCCCTCAAGAGCGTTATGCGCAAGCTGCGGCAAAACGAACTCCACGTTTTCTTCCTAAACAAGAAGAAAAAACCGAAGTTGCAGAAGAGAAAAGCGAAGAAGCGCAAATCTGGGAAGATAAGCGCGCTTATGCTAAACGTGCTGTGAATGCAATAAACTTCAGTGTTAAAAAGCTAGTAGAAGAAAGCGAAAAAAAGAGCTCTCAAGAAGAAGGGTTTAAAATTGATAATGGAGCGTCGTCCTCGCAATCATTAAAAATAAAATCTCCCGAGAAGCAACCCTCTATTGAGAAAATAGCCATTCATCCCGAAACAAAAAAAGAGGATGAGCAAGCCCCCTCACTATTAAAAGGGAAACAGATTACTTGTGAGGACCTAAAAGATAATGGGTATACTGTAAATTTTGAGGATATCTCCGTTTTGGAACTCTTACAATTTGTTAGTAAGATTTCTGGAACAAATTTTGTCTTCGACAGTAATGACCTAAATTTTAACGTAACGATTGTTTCTCACGATCCTACATCTGTAGACGACCTATCTACGATCCTCTTGCAAGTCTTAAAAATGCATGACTTGAAAGTCGTAGAACAGGGGAATAACGTTCTTATCTATCGCAATCCACGCCTTTCTAAGTTATCCACAGTAGTTACTGATGGTTCTGCAAAGGATAATTGCGAAGCTGTTGTGGTTACACGTGTATTCCGCTTATACAGCGTGCATCCTACATCTGCTGTAAATATCATTCAGCCTTTGCTTTCCCACGATGCTATAGTAAGTGCTTCAGAAGCTACTCGTCATGTTATCGTTTCTGATATCGCTGGAAATGTTGAGAAAGTCGGAGAATTATTAGCAGCTCTAGATAGCCCCGGAACATCCGTGGATATGTCAGAGTATGAAGTACGTTATGCAAATCCCGCGTCATTAGTAAGCTATTGCCAAGATGTGCTCGGCGCTATGTCTGAAGATGAAGCTTTCCAGATTTTCATACAGCCAGGAACTAACAAGATTTTTGTTGTTTCTTCCCCACGCTTGACCAATAAGGCTGTGCAACTACTGAAGTCTCTAGATGTTCCAGAAATGGCTCATACACTAGACGATGTTACCAGCCCCGCTGCTGCTTTAGGATCCTCGGGAGCTGCGAATCCTAAAAGCTTGCGCTTTTTCATGTACAAGCTGAAATATCAAAATGGCGCAGCTATTGCTCAGGCAATTCAAGATATAGGATACAATCTCTATGTAACAACAGCTATGGATGAAGACTTCATCAATACGCTGAATAGTATTCAATGGTTAGATGTTAACAACTCTATCGTCGTTATCGGGAATCAGGCGAACGTAGATAAAGTTGTCAGCTTGCTAAACGGTTTAGACTTACCTCCAAAGCAAGTGTACATTGAAGTATTAATTCTAGAGACTAGCTTAGAAAAATCTTGGGATTTTGGCGTTCAGTGGGTAGCTCTTGGCGATGAACAAGGTAAAGTTGCCTATGCTTCAGGATTGCTTAGCAATACAGGTATTTCTAATCCTACGAAATCTACAATCCCACCTGCGAAACCTTCGCCAGGGGATATTCCTTTACCGACACCAGGTCAGCTAGCCGGTATTAGTGACATGATGTACGCATCTTCAGCTTTTGGCTTGGGAATTATAGGAAACGTTCTTAGCCATAAGGGAAAATCTTTCCTAACCTTAGGGGGACTTCTCAGCGCTTTAGATCAAGATGGCGATACTGTCATTGTTCTTAACCCGAGAATTATGGCTCAGGATACGCAACAGGCATCTTTCTTCGTTGGACAGACAATTCCTTTCCAGACGACAAGTACTATCATTCAAGAAACAGGAACTGTTACACAAAATATTGAATATGAAGATATCGGTGTTAACCTAGTTGTTGCTTCTACAATCGCTCCAAATAACGTTGTTACATTACAAATAGAACAAACCATTTCCGAGTTACATTCTGCTCAGGGGACCCTAACTCCTGTAACGGATAAAACCTACGCAGCTACACGCTTACAAGTACCGGATGGATGCTTCCTCGTAATGAGTGGTCACATCAGAGATAAAACGACGAAAATAGTTACCGGAGTTCCTCTTTTAAACTCTATACCTTTAATTCGTGGTTTATTCAGCAGAACCATAGACCAAAGGCAAAAACGTAACATTATGATGTTTATTAAGCCTAAGGTTATTAGTAGTTTTGAAGAAGGCACAACCTTAACTAATAAAGAGGGTTACAGATACAATTGGGAAGCTGATGAAGGATCTATGCAAGTAGAACCACGACATGCTCCTGAGTGTCAACATACTCCTGCTGTGCAGGCAGAAAGTGATTTTAAAATGCTAGAAATAGAAGCCCGATAA
- a CDS encoding serine/threonine protein kinase produces the protein MDCQSETSPHQVIGEYCIKRIMSKKEGSTVYHGVHPVTLQPTVIKVLVTPLVADTLRVHNFLKEARIIEQISHPNIVKLYQYGQCREGLYMAMEHIQGVSLRKYILSQLIPLSRAVDIILQIAQALEYLHSRGILHRDIKPENILITPQGEIKLIDFGLAASSSMANDPYPVCLGTPSYMSPEQRQGDKISENSEIYSLGLIAYELILGNLALGKVILSLVPERMSKILAKALQPSPKDRYASMKEFLIDLYKYRHGEDLQKDIRYKDHTAKIHEQLYQQRFWLAPSEIFIPEYLSASICEHGYPTYPHVYYEAYMIEDAFRLWLCYSLSGNPTLVLTLMKSFVSQWGREDNVRNAIRKMHNELVRMNVPVDERGVSLVCLTIPKEKKELSWIACGKTNFWLKKQKKVPQSFETTSLGLGKISSLQIQETKVAWEIGDGAVLHTLQADDSMSSLHSPLFTELKDRGQTAIFCPIESVQYGILENHDGNLCPSTLISLKRIR, from the coding sequence ATGGATTGTCAATCCGAAACTTCCCCACACCAGGTAATTGGTGAATACTGCATCAAGAGAATCATGAGCAAGAAGGAGGGAAGTACGGTATACCATGGGGTCCATCCTGTAACTCTACAACCTACAGTTATCAAAGTTCTAGTAACTCCTTTGGTTGCTGATACTCTTCGGGTTCATAATTTTTTAAAAGAAGCACGAATCATCGAACAAATCTCTCATCCAAATATTGTGAAGTTATACCAATATGGACAATGTAGAGAGGGTCTATATATGGCAATGGAGCATATTCAGGGTGTTTCTCTTAGAAAGTATATCCTCTCCCAGCTCATTCCTTTATCTAGAGCTGTGGATATAATTTTACAAATTGCTCAAGCTCTTGAATATCTACATAGTCGAGGTATACTGCATCGAGATATAAAACCAGAAAACATCTTAATTACCCCTCAAGGGGAGATTAAACTAATAGATTTCGGGCTTGCCGCCAGTTCTTCTATGGCGAACGATCCTTATCCAGTATGTTTAGGGACTCCTTCATATATGAGCCCTGAACAACGTCAAGGAGATAAAATTTCTGAAAATTCAGAAATCTATTCTTTGGGTTTGATAGCTTATGAATTGATTTTAGGGAATTTAGCTCTAGGTAAAGTCATTTTATCTTTAGTTCCCGAGAGAATGAGTAAAATCTTAGCGAAAGCTTTGCAGCCCTCTCCTAAAGATCGGTACGCATCTATGAAAGAATTTCTCATAGATTTGTATAAATACCGTCATGGCGAAGATCTTCAAAAAGATATCCGCTATAAAGATCATACAGCAAAGATCCATGAGCAGCTGTATCAGCAGAGATTTTGGCTGGCTCCTTCAGAAATTTTCATTCCGGAATATCTTTCTGCTTCTATATGTGAACACGGATATCCTACATATCCGCACGTATACTATGAAGCCTATATGATTGAAGATGCGTTTAGACTATGGTTGTGTTATAGCCTTTCAGGAAATCCTACTTTAGTATTAACTCTTATGAAGAGCTTTGTAAGTCAATGGGGACGTGAAGATAACGTAAGAAATGCTATTCGCAAAATGCATAACGAGCTAGTGCGAATGAATGTTCCTGTTGATGAGAGAGGCGTTTCTTTAGTTTGCTTAACTATCCCAAAAGAAAAAAAGGAACTTTCTTGGATTGCTTGTGGGAAAACTAATTTCTGGTTAAAAAAGCAAAAAAAGGTTCCTCAGAGTTTTGAGACTACATCCCTGGGGTTAGGGAAAATTAGTTCTTTACAAATTCAGGAAACCAAGGTTGCATGGGAAATAGGTGATGGAGCAGTATTACATACCTTACAGGCAGACGATTCCATGTCATCTTTACATAGTCCTTTATTCACAGAGTTGAAAGATAGGGGACAAACAGCTATATTCTGCCCAATAGAGAGCGTACAGTACGGGATATTAGAAAATCATGACGGAAATCTTTGTCCCTCAACACTTATCAGCTTAAAAAGAATCCGGTGA
- the sctQ gene encoding type III secretion system cytoplasmic ring protein SctQ, which yields MAVAAEPSASWLKSRNDFLSSLVKTEEGVSLPPFPKELCLQKLREKFRLEDTSLTIQPCGSLSAAQAVQDFGTHFLVQSFVAQPLESGNFFFVTSEADLQSFMVAVFNDSSLASYFYEKDKLLGFHYYFCAELCKFLQELAWIPSLSARVVGDARFSSKDLQGSYQAVDVTCGLDGKYMRFRLLFPEAVCDSCKRFLSESNQNFDIHQLGPTPLAMSVEIGYCQLTQDEWQQVVHGSFILLDSCLYDPDTEESGGMLTIQGHQFFGGRFMDTTSGEFKITSYPNLQQEEPVEETSESLPAAPLPGNCKLVAEVSRYSLTVEEFLKLSQGSILNLNGVHPSRGVDLILNGAKVGRGEIVSLGDVLGIRVLEV from the coding sequence ATGGCAGTAGCAGCGGAACCTAGCGCTAGTTGGTTAAAATCTAGAAATGATTTTTTAAGTTCTTTAGTAAAAACGGAGGAGGGAGTTTCTCTCCCTCCTTTCCCTAAAGAGCTATGCTTGCAAAAGTTGAGAGAAAAATTTCGTTTAGAAGATACGAGTCTTACTATTCAACCTTGTGGCTCCCTCTCTGCTGCTCAGGCTGTTCAAGATTTTGGAACGCACTTTTTAGTGCAGTCTTTTGTTGCTCAACCTTTAGAATCCGGAAATTTTTTCTTTGTTACCTCAGAGGCTGATCTCCAGTCCTTTATGGTCGCAGTATTTAATGATTCCAGTTTGGCTTCTTATTTCTATGAAAAGGATAAGCTTTTAGGTTTTCATTATTACTTTTGTGCAGAGCTTTGCAAGTTTCTCCAAGAGCTGGCTTGGATACCTTCTTTATCCGCGAGAGTTGTTGGAGATGCTCGGTTTTCTAGTAAGGATCTTCAGGGGTCTTATCAAGCTGTAGATGTCACTTGTGGGTTAGACGGAAAATATATGCGTTTTCGTTTACTTTTTCCAGAAGCCGTATGTGATAGCTGTAAGCGTTTTCTCTCCGAATCGAATCAAAATTTCGATATTCATCAACTGGGCCCTACACCTTTAGCGATGTCGGTAGAAATTGGCTACTGCCAATTAACACAAGATGAGTGGCAACAAGTCGTGCACGGCAGTTTTATCTTGCTAGATAGTTGTTTGTATGACCCCGATACAGAAGAAAGCGGAGGCATGCTTACTATTCAGGGACATCAGTTTTTCGGTGGTCGTTTTATGGATACTACCTCCGGGGAATTTAAAATTACTAGCTATCCAAATTTACAACAGGAAGAGCCCGTTGAAGAAACTTCGGAATCTCTACCCGCAGCACCTCTGCCAGGGAACTGTAAATTAGTTGCAGAAGTTTCCAGATACTCATTGACTGTGGAAGAGTTTTTAAAACTCTCGCAAGGCAGCATTCTAAATCTCAATGGTGTCCATCCCTCTAGAGGTGTAGATTTGATTCTCAATGGAGCAAAAGTTGGAAGAGGAGAGATAGTATCTTTAGGAGATGTTTTAGGAATTCGTGTCCTAGAAGTATAA
- a CDS encoding DUF5421 family protein encodes MEFNKTSESLYNCKIDHHAVQPEVGPEPKDNRDVRVFSLEGRQQSKQDRQDKISNKGSRQETRGADDKHAEEKTSAVSSKEEEQEDGDGFMAFDNPAAGMAFVDVAAPVSSEAVVESATVAIASADLQWVQEIIASTVESMIIADIDGQQLIELVLDSEGNVPEVFAGANLTLVQSGVDLSVKFSNFVDNTQMAEAMNLIVNNPEQLTGLVEALKNRHLNLTELTIGSSIVQLPTIEDVQTPLHMIAATIHQRDEEKDQEGKDQQQQQEQDQNQYKVEEARL; translated from the coding sequence ATGGAATTCAATAAAACATCCGAGTCTTTGTATAATTGCAAAATAGATCACCATGCAGTGCAACCAGAAGTTGGTCCTGAGCCTAAAGACAACCGAGACGTTAGGGTCTTTTCTTTGGAAGGTCGCCAACAATCAAAACAAGATCGTCAGGATAAAATTTCTAATAAAGGTTCTCGTCAAGAGACTCGTGGAGCTGATGATAAGCATGCGGAAGAAAAAACCTCAGCAGTATCTTCTAAAGAAGAAGAGCAAGAAGACGGTGACGGCTTCATGGCTTTTGATAACCCTGCCGCAGGAATGGCTTTTGTAGATGTCGCAGCTCCTGTATCTAGTGAGGCTGTCGTAGAAAGTGCTACAGTAGCTATTGCTAGTGCAGATTTACAGTGGGTACAAGAGATTATTGCAAGCACTGTAGAATCTATGATCATCGCTGATATTGATGGTCAACAGTTAATCGAATTAGTTTTAGATTCAGAAGGAAATGTTCCTGAAGTTTTTGCAGGGGCAAATTTAACCTTAGTACAATCTGGAGTAGATCTTTCTGTAAAATTTTCTAATTTTGTAGATAATACTCAGATGGCAGAAGCAATGAATCTCATTGTGAATAACCCCGAACAGCTTACAGGTTTGGTAGAGGCATTAAAAAATCGTCATTTGAATTTGACAGAATTGACTATTGGATCAAGTATTGTACAGTTGCCTACTATTGAAGACGTGCAAACACCCTTACATATGATTGCCGCAACGATTCATCAAAGGGATGAAGAGAAAGATCAAGAAGGAAAAGATCAGCAGCAACAACAAGAACAAGATCAAAACCAATATAAAGTTGAAGAAGCACGTTTATAA
- the sctN gene encoding type III secretion system ATPase SctN, producing MDELTTNFDTLMSQLNDVRLTTVVGRITEVVGMLIKAVVPDVRVGEVCLVKRQGMEPLVTEVVGFTQHFAFLSPLGELTGVSPSSEVIPTGLPLYIRAGNGLLGRVLNGLGEPIDSEIKGPLVDVNETYPVFRAPPDPLHREKLRTILSTGVRCIDGMLTVARGQRIGIFAGAGVGKSSLLGMIARNAEEADVNVIALIGERGREVREFIEGDLGEEGMKRSVIVVSTSDQSSQLRLNAAYVGTAIAEYFRDQGKTVVLMMDSVTRFARALREVGLAAGEPPARAGYTPSVFSTLPRLLERSGASDKGTITAFYTVLVAGDDMNEPVADEVKSILDGHIVLSNALAQAYHYPAIDVLASISRLLTAIVPEEQRRIIGKAREVLAKYKANEMLIRIGEYRRGSDRGVDFAIDHIDKLNRFLKQDIHEKTNYEEASQQLRAIFR from the coding sequence ATGGACGAATTGACGACAAATTTTGACACCCTCATGTCGCAATTAAACGATGTGCGTTTGACTACAGTTGTCGGTCGTATTACTGAAGTCGTCGGTATGTTAATCAAAGCTGTTGTCCCTGATGTCCGAGTTGGGGAAGTCTGCTTGGTTAAACGTCAGGGTATGGAGCCGCTTGTTACTGAAGTCGTCGGTTTCACGCAACATTTTGCTTTCTTATCTCCATTAGGAGAACTTACCGGAGTGAGTCCTTCTTCAGAAGTGATTCCTACCGGGCTGCCTTTATACATTCGTGCGGGTAACGGTCTTTTAGGTCGTGTATTGAATGGATTAGGAGAACCTATTGATTCTGAAATCAAAGGTCCTTTAGTTGATGTTAACGAAACTTATCCTGTTTTCCGCGCGCCACCCGATCCTCTACACAGAGAAAAATTAAGAACAATCTTATCCACAGGCGTGCGATGCATCGATGGTATGCTCACAGTTGCTAGAGGTCAGCGTATAGGGATTTTTGCCGGGGCCGGGGTGGGTAAATCCTCTCTTCTGGGAATGATAGCTAGAAACGCTGAAGAAGCTGATGTTAACGTAATCGCTCTTATCGGAGAGCGGGGACGTGAAGTGCGTGAGTTTATCGAAGGAGACCTTGGCGAAGAAGGAATGAAGCGATCGGTGATCGTCGTTTCTACATCAGATCAGTCATCTCAGTTGCGCTTAAACGCGGCTTATGTAGGGACTGCTATAGCAGAGTATTTCCGTGATCAGGGAAAAACTGTAGTTTTAATGATGGATTCTGTAACTCGATTTGCTCGAGCCTTAAGAGAAGTGGGGTTGGCTGCCGGAGAACCCCCAGCTCGAGCAGGATACACTCCTTCAGTATTTTCAACCCTACCTAGGTTATTAGAACGTTCCGGAGCTTCAGATAAAGGCACAATCACAGCATTTTATACTGTGCTTGTTGCCGGAGACGATATGAACGAACCTGTTGCCGATGAGGTAAAATCGATACTTGATGGTCATATTGTCTTGTCCAATGCTTTAGCACAGGCATATCACTATCCCGCTATTGATGTTCTGGCGTCAATTAGCCGATTGTTAACAGCAATTGTTCCTGAGGAACAAAGACGTATTATAGGAAAAGCTCGTGAGGTGTTAGCCAAGTATAAAGCTAACGAAATGCTTATACGTATTGGAGAATACCGTCGGGGTTCCGATCGCGGAGTGGATTTTGCTATAGATCATATAGATAAACTGAACAGATTCTTAAAGCAAGATATCCATGAAAAGACAAATTATGAGGAAGCTTCGCAACAACTTCGGGCAATTTTCCGATAA
- a CDS encoding DUF5407 family protein: protein MSAGGSGSSCSAFNFNEMLNGVCKYVQGVQQYLTELETSTQGTVDLGTMFNLQFRMQILSQYMEAVSNILTAVNTEMITMARAVKGS, encoded by the coding sequence ATGAGTGCCGGTGGCAGCGGGAGCAGTTGCTCAGCTTTTAATTTTAATGAAATGCTTAACGGCGTATGTAAGTACGTCCAAGGTGTGCAACAATACCTAACAGAATTAGAAACATCAACGCAAGGGACTGTTGATTTAGGTACGATGTTTAATTTGCAATTTCGTATGCAAATTTTATCACAGTACATGGAAGCAGTGTCCAACATCTTGACAGCAGTGAACACTGAGATGATTACTATGGCAAGAGCTGTTAAAGGAAGTTAA